In Halictus rubicundus isolate RS-2024b chromosome 5, iyHalRubi1_principal, whole genome shotgun sequence, one genomic interval encodes:
- the LOC143353940 gene encoding uncharacterized protein LOC143353940, whose product MSPAQYITLARPVLLTHIENSLYMLSEQYFKREIVIAPQVHNSHLLNVQTLTDSSVTFRTRRVFAYMETLLYCSPGRIDQGAWTVREIKKRTRGFEEKNSSLRVKGRKSEELVDKRNETNERSRASDPTGHNYVHARPKERLFLIRARDPKISIGSTETVTASPGPSSTCSERPLWVGSFQLEV is encoded by the coding sequence atgtctcctgcacAATACataacgctggcaagacccgtgttgttgacacatatcgagaattcactgtacatgttAAGCGAACAGTATTTTAAGCGAGAAATAGTCATAGCACCACAAGTTCACAACTCACATTTGCTAAATGTCCAAACCCTTACGGACAGCAGTGTGACATTTCGGACCCGGAGAGTTTTCGCATATAtggagacattactgtactgTTCTCCAGGACGAATCGATCAAGGTGCATGGACCGTCCGCGAGATAAAGAAACGAACGAGGGGCTTCGAAGAGAAGAATTCAAGTTTGCGGGTTAAGGGTCGGAAGTCCGAAGAACTCGTCGACAAAAGGAATGAAACGAACGAAAGAAGCCGAGCTTCCGATCCCACCGGTCACAATTATGTGCACGCGCGGCCGAAGGAACGTCTGTTCTTAATACGCGCTCGAGATCCGAAGATCTCCATCGGATCCACCGAAACAGTCACCGCGAGTCCGGGACCAAGTTCCACGTGCTCGGAACGACCATTATGGGTCGGAAGTTTTCAGCTCGAAGTTTAA